The genomic DNA GGTCTTGGGTGCCTTCAGGAGACCAAAGTGCACACTCAGAGTTGCAGAGGCCTGGATCTCAGGGCTCATCCCTGTCCATCAGCCACCAGAGTCAGTGCTGAGATGTGCAGGCAGGGGAGCAATGGGGAACATCCCTCATGCTCTCCCAGCTGGTCTTGTGCTGGTcactcccagctgtgctcacccACTTTGGgatgtgggcagcagggcagagcagctgtgtgggggaggctggaggaggtgcCTCTAACAGAGTCTTTCAGGCTAGAAGATCCAAACTCCACAAGCATGTCCAGCCCAACTGTGGGAGTCACTGTTTCCTTACTGGGGAAATTGGTGGTTTAGGCAGAATCCTGCTCAGACTCCACTGGAGTAGACACACTGACCTGACAACTTTGTTTTGTAACTTTGAtgaattaaatgaatttttgtgAATTGATTTAGatgtaaaagaaaacaggagtttCCATAAAGTCTTTTAATATAACAGGAGTTTCCATGAAGTCTTTTACCTAAATGTCTTGTAAATGCACAATAAGTGTCcattctgctgctgtgttttacCTGCGAAGTTCTGGCCTCCCATGTCTGGGGAGATTTGGCAGTTGGTCACTGCTTGATGAAGTAGTGAAGTacttccagcagcttttcagcaTCCCTGCTGTGCATAGACACCAGGAGGTAACCCACAACTTATGAAACACCTTAGGGGAAAATCAGCACCATGCTTGTCAAATATTCCTCTGCTAGCAAATGATTACTCAGAAGCCTTGCACAGCAAGATTTAACACATTCAAGTGCCACTTCTTATTAGGGTGTAGTTGACTTGTAACTTATTTTCATTGGCACCAAGGCCTTATTTCCTCCTTTGTGAGGGGTGATCCATGTGAATAAGCTAAAGGTTACCTGGATGGAAAGGTAATTGGCACACCTAACTGCAGGGTGCAGCTTTACCcgtattttctgaaatacaaaatggaCCATGTACTTGAGAGTCCCCTCCTCAAAGAATTGCTAGCAGGTGGTTTTCTGGCAGCAGGGAGTAAGCTTGCATGCCTGGTTAGCTATAAAATGTGAACTTTGAATTGTGAAGACATTGAGAATGGGGGGTAAAATAGTAGCAATCATTAGGTCTATAACCGAGGGGACAAATGCTTCCCTGAGGAGTCAGCAACAGTGTTGTGACACGCCTGGCACAGTGGAACATGCTTGTGAGCAAGTTTCAGACAGCACCGGGCCACACAGCAAAGGCAAGTAGAAGTTGAAAGTATCAGACTGTCGTAAAAGTGTTCATATAATAATTAATGGCCTGTGGGGCCAGAATGTCTGAGGGACACACGTGTGTTGTGGTGTCATTGACCTGGCAGTGGGTGATGGCCAGCGAGCAGTGGGCTGGGGAGAGCCACCTCAACTTCTCACCAATTCACAGTGGACAGCCAGAAacccctgctcagggcaggtcCCTTCAAAGGAGACTGAAAAACTGATTTGGACAAACAGCCATAGAACTTGGATTGATGCCACTAACAAATGAGGGACTAAAGGTCAAGGAGGACTTATTGTTTCCCTGAAGGATGGAAGACACCGTAGCCTCAATGGCAAGCAGCCTTGCCTCCTCTTGGAGCTCAGCCTTCCATTTCCTCATGTCCACACCCTTATTCTGCCATCCATGGGTTGGCATTAGGTAGCCACATGCAAAGTATGTATTTTCTAGGGATCATAGCAGGGGAACAAGCAGGGAAGCTTTGTCAGTTGGGGAGGGGCTGGCTCACAGCAGCTGAACTCTCATCTGCACACGTTCACCTCAGCAAGGCGTCCAACCCCAGGCAGCAGACACCGTGCCAGACCCCTCTGCTGTCTCCTTGGTGGTCCAGGGATTTCTGCACCCTGTCCTGGCAGCTCAGACTCACATTCATAGGAGGAAACAGATGCTGAGGTACATGAAATCCTCTCTCTGAATAGAGCTGGAGTAGGGAGGGGAATCAGGTTCTCTCtcaatttctttgtttctctgtcttttgCAGGCATCTCCGCACTGAAGAAATACTGTGAAGGTGTGATCCATCCCACCtacatataaaatatgaagTTTTTCTGGATAATcccatttttcctgctgcaaggTATAGTCTTGGCCTAAAGCATGAGAGTGTGGGTGAAGTAAGTCATATGTGCAAAGACCTTAACTTCCTAGAAATACAGTTCCTTTCTATGGGGCTATTTTCCTCAGTATAtaccagcagcagcctgactgAGCCAAGGAAAAAGTTGCATCCCAGTTCCAGAATTTGGTGTCGTTCCCATCGGCATTCTGTGTGTATGTTCTGTGCTTGGGGTTGGCCACACTTGTATGTTGGTTTCTTTGCAGACACTGAAGCTTTTCTGGTAAAAAATGCTAGAGTCAAGCTGTGTATACAAGCCAGCCTGACAAATAGGAATTTATTGCTGGAGGACTGCAGTCAATAGTCAGATTTCCAGGACTGGTCTTGGCAAGGCAACTCTTCGGTGAATTGtggcacacagagctgcctctccACGGTGGGAGATGGGGAATGTGGAAAGGCCTTTTCAGCATCCTGGAGTCTTTGCAGCCCTGATGCCCCAACATAATGGGGTCTGCAGCCAAAAACACTCTCCACATCTCAATACATGAGATCAGGCTGTGCACTCAGGGCTGTATTCTGTCTGCTTGGAGAGACTGGGCAACCCTAGGAGTGAAGTGGGGAAAGTCACTTCCAGTCTGAAGGGCTGCAGTGAGTGactattgcatttttttctttccaccacagctgaggcagagcacaAGTACCTCCCAACCACCCTGGCCAGCACACATGTGGACgagcacacagcagcaaacGTTACCCTTCCACTGGGCTTGGAACTGCAAGAGttggaggagctgctctggttCTTCCGCAGAGAAGACCGTAAGTCCCATCAGTGTTCCTGGGCTGAGACACAGTCCTTGGCTGTTAACTTTTCTGCCTAACAGAGATGCCTGAGGGCACTACCTGAGGAGGTGATTTACCCCAGACACATAAACCCCTCAGTCTTGCCTCTAGAATAAGCAGGCCATAGGTGAAGACAGGCAGGAGGCTTTGCTGAGATAGTGTCTCTGGGGTTCAGCCTCTTTCCCGGCAGAGCCTGCCAAAAGAGCAAAGGTCTCTTGTGATTTTGGCAGGGTGGAGGGAGCAGATTGACATAGCAGCAGGTCAGCGTCATGAGGATCAACTTCAAAGCCACAAAAATCAAGGACAGAGCATCCTGGGTGTCCTCAGAAAacccctggccaggctctgtgGATCACAGTGTGCTGTGCCTGCTAACACTgcctctctgctttccctcagcCTCAACATGGAATTACTCTGTACTTGCACTTTCCCTCGCAACCCTGATTTTGGGTCTTGTTCTTCTGACCATTAACATTGTGCGAAACAGGTGAGACAGGAAAATCTGAGAATCTTTTGGTGTGTGGTGGTGCCCTGAAACCCTCCCAGGCAGACAGACACAGGGGTTTGGCAGGGCAGGACAAGCTCTGAGTGATGGGGAGAACAGCCATGACAAACTCCCACTGAACCATTTTGTTATAAAACCTTGCCTGATGCCTGCTCGCTTTGTGTCACTTGGAACAAGCACTTTCTCTGAGCCTTGCATCAAATAATGTTCTGCACAACTCTGCCCAGCCCAACAGGGCTGCTGGGAGGTGATGGTAAACGTGGTGGGAGGTGCTTTCCCCTAAGTATTGGCGCTCTGGAGCAGGACTCCCGACCTTTCCCAATCCACAtccccacacagctcctcagtTGCTGCACAACCCCGCAGCTGAGGAGCAACTCGCTGTTTGCTACGGCGCGAAAACTTAGCACTGTGTCTGTCAGAGCTGCCGTCCTCAGACCAGAGAAAAAGTAACGCCGTGAGCCTGCCTCGCTCTCCCTCTAGTGACGGCTGGCTGCTTGCTGCTCCTGCCGTCAGGAGCTGGGTGCTCTCCAAGTGTGAATCCTACAGCTGTGTGTGCTCAAACA from Sylvia atricapilla isolate bSylAtr1 chromosome 13, bSylAtr1.pri, whole genome shotgun sequence includes the following:
- the SLC51B gene encoding organic solute transporter subunit beta isoform X2: MKFFWIIPFFLLQAEAEHKYLPTTLASTHVDEHTAANVTLPLGLELQELEELLWFFRREDPSTWNYSVLALSLATLILGLVLLTINIVRNRKMLVNGGAAQTTQEADLDAKQALMPVQEYSLAEPLKQEPGPQEQRPGDVMVQWKDGTVTSLYTEVSEAAI
- the SLC51B gene encoding organic solute transporter subunit beta isoform X1 — encoded protein: MKFFWIIPFFLLQAEAEHKYLPTTLASTHVDEHTAANVTLPLGLELQELEELLWFFRREDPSTWNYSVLALSLATLILGLVLLTINIVRNRKRKMLVNGGAAQTTQEADLDAKQALMPVQEYSLAEPLKQEPGPQEQRPGDVMVQWKDGTVTSLYTEVSEAAI